A stretch of the Salminus brasiliensis chromosome 19, fSalBra1.hap2, whole genome shotgun sequence genome encodes the following:
- the rnaseh2c gene encoding ribonuclease H2 subunit C, with product MAANGCVTTVQLGSLSQADKSQLHLLPCEIEHDGPAEVSRFFTPTMKDHKCERTVSFRGRGLKGQEVNCPQGYTGLVLKEVQRPSSDQEDRIVKVSSVFHNFVYWNLETPPTSDDGVVMAMSWPKLAEMIHAPVDG from the exons ATGGCGGCGAATGGCTGTGTAACTACAGTTCAACTCGGCTCCCTCAGCCAGGCGGATAAATCACAGCTTCACCTCTTACCGTGCGAGATTGAACATGACGGGCCCGCTGAAGTGTCCAGGTTTTTCACTCCTACGATGAAAGACCACAAATGCG AAAGGACTGTGTCGTTCAGGGGTCGTGGGCTGAAGGGTCAGGAGGTGAATTGCCCACAGGGCTACACAGGACTTGTGCTGAAAGAGGTTCAAAGGCCGTCATCTGATCAAGAA GACAGAATTGTTAAAGTTTCTTCCGTTTTTCATAATTTTGTTTACTGGAACTTGGAGACTCCTCCTACATCTGATGATGGAGTTGTGATGGCAATGTCATGGCCTAAACTGGCTGAGATG ATACATGCACCTGTGGATGGATGA